A single Staphylococcus muscae DNA region contains:
- a CDS encoding 1,4-dihydroxy-2-naphthoate polyprenyltransferase: MGTQFKQHSSLHKYWLLMRPHTLTASVVPVLVGTATAKLFMLGSEDHLSLLRLIAMLLACLLIQAATNMFNEYYDYQKGLDDHESVGIGGAIVRHGMTPQSVFNLAIAFYVIAALLGLLLAAQTSFWLIPVGLLCMAVGYLYTGGPFPISWTPFGELFSGIFMGMFIILIAFFIQTGNIQGYAVWISIPIVITIGLINMANNIRDRVKDQQSGRRTLPILLGKQGSLYFLAACYVFAYLFVIFTVFFKDGGSLFYLLVLLSFPMPVKVYRRFSKNDTPQTMMPAMAAAGKTNTFFGLLYALGIYISALLGGI; this comes from the coding sequence ATGGGTACGCAATTTAAGCAACATTCATCTTTACACAAATATTGGTTATTAATGCGTCCACACACACTAACAGCCTCTGTTGTTCCTGTATTAGTCGGAACAGCTACTGCTAAGCTGTTTATGTTGGGAAGTGAGGATCATCTCTCACTCTTGCGCTTAATCGCTATGTTATTGGCTTGTCTACTCATTCAAGCCGCAACAAATATGTTCAATGAGTATTATGATTATCAAAAAGGATTGGATGATCATGAATCAGTCGGTATTGGAGGCGCTATCGTACGTCACGGTATGACACCGCAGTCTGTCTTCAACTTGGCAATCGCCTTTTACGTTATCGCAGCTTTACTCGGGTTGCTACTGGCAGCTCAAACATCATTCTGGCTCATTCCAGTAGGTTTACTTTGTATGGCTGTTGGTTACCTTTATACAGGTGGTCCTTTCCCGATTTCATGGACACCTTTTGGCGAGTTGTTCTCAGGTATTTTTATGGGAATGTTCATCATTTTAATCGCCTTCTTCATTCAAACAGGTAACATCCAAGGTTATGCCGTATGGATTAGTATTCCAATTGTCATTACCATTGGACTGATCAACATGGCAAACAATATTCGTGATAGAGTCAAAGACCAACAAAGTGGTAGACGTACTTTGCCTATACTTTTAGGAAAGCAAGGTTCACTTTACTTTTTAGCGGCTTGTTACGTATTTGCTTATTTGTTTGTTATTTTTACAGTATTCTTCAAAGATGGCGGCTCACTTTTCTATTTATTAGTCCTTTTGAGCTTCCCAATGCCGGTCAAAGTATATCGTCGTTTCAGCAAAAATGATACACCACAAACGATGATGCCAGCAATGGCGGCTGCAGGTAAGACCAATACATTTTTCGGTCTGTTATATGCGCTTGGTATTTATATTAGTGCGTTACTTGGTGGTATTTAA
- a CDS encoding isochorismate synthase — protein MTVDAREQAIKEAIKQATEQWVSVEVKLSHVIDPITLFDATKEAAGSRFYFRLNDNKTAFFGYRIATQIKNKQENKQAIFKQWQILRQNILFVNSESDRHHLRLCGGFQFSDHRTDDVWQAFDQHHFILPEVLISQVDGETFLTYTVERNAFSMDMFLHLIKQFEEITPLAETNDMPEVLHIENVQQQEWQNLVERTVEQLANDEKIVLSRQRKIKFSSQIHIDTILQNALRNEKNSYLFVIESGTDTFISQTPEQLFRVQDGMLSTKAVAGTLHRTQDSVEDDKRLQAFLQDEKNLGEHQIVVNSILEDLQPFVKKATYDAAPKILKNDHLYHLYTEIGGPLEGHSHMLLVDGLHPTPALGGYPKSMAMAYIDKYEYAARGLYGAPVGMIDAYDDCEFIVAIRSMLLKVDEAILYAGAGIVKASDPAAEVAETALKFSPMMDALGVTDIG, from the coding sequence ATGACTGTTGACGCACGTGAACAGGCAATCAAAGAAGCTATCAAGCAAGCGACAGAACAATGGGTTTCTGTGGAAGTTAAATTATCACATGTCATTGATCCGATAACATTGTTTGATGCGACGAAAGAAGCAGCAGGAAGTCGATTTTATTTTCGTTTAAATGATAATAAAACTGCATTTTTTGGGTATCGTATTGCAACCCAAATTAAAAATAAACAAGAGAATAAGCAGGCGATTTTTAAGCAATGGCAAATACTTAGACAAAATATATTATTTGTAAACTCCGAAAGTGATAGACATCATTTGAGACTTTGCGGTGGTTTTCAATTTTCAGATCACCGAACAGACGATGTGTGGCAAGCATTTGACCAGCATCATTTTATTTTGCCGGAAGTGCTCATTTCACAAGTAGATGGTGAAACATTTTTAACCTATACAGTAGAGCGTAATGCATTTTCGATGGATATGTTTCTGCACTTAATCAAGCAATTCGAAGAGATAACGCCACTAGCAGAAACGAATGACATGCCGGAAGTATTGCATATTGAAAATGTTCAGCAACAAGAATGGCAAAATTTAGTTGAACGCACAGTTGAACAGTTAGCAAATGATGAGAAGATTGTGTTATCACGCCAAAGAAAAATAAAGTTTTCGTCACAAATACATATCGATACGATTTTACAAAATGCACTGCGCAATGAGAAAAATAGTTATTTATTTGTGATTGAGTCTGGAACGGATACATTTATTTCACAAACGCCAGAACAACTCTTTCGTGTGCAAGACGGAATGTTATCAACAAAGGCAGTTGCAGGAACGCTTCATCGCACGCAAGACAGTGTAGAAGATGACAAACGTCTGCAAGCATTTTTGCAAGATGAGAAAAATTTAGGAGAACATCAAATTGTTGTCAATAGTATCCTTGAAGACCTCCAGCCTTTTGTTAAAAAAGCAACATACGATGCAGCACCTAAAATTTTAAAAAATGATCATCTTTATCATCTATACACTGAGATAGGAGGGCCACTCGAAGGGCATTCACATATGTTGTTAGTTGACGGATTACACCCAACACCTGCATTAGGAGGGTATCCAAAGTCAATGGCAATGGCTTATATCGATAAATATGAATATGCCGCACGTGGTTTGTACGGTGCACCAGTTGGGATGATTGATGCGTATGATGATTGTGAATTTATCGTTGCAATTCGTTCTATGTTATTGAAGGTAGACGAAGCAATACTTTATGCTGGTGCGGGTATTGTTAAAGCGTCAGATCCAGCTGCTGAAGTTGCGGAAACAGCTTTGAAATTCAGTCCGATGATGGACGCGTTAGGAGTGACAGATATTGGATAA
- the menD gene encoding 2-succinyl-5-enolpyruvyl-6-hydroxy-3-cyclohexene-1-carboxylic-acid synthase, with protein sequence MDKHQQNLTEQVFHFASELYAYGIREVVISPGSRSTPLAIAFECHPEIKTWVHPDERSAAFFALGLIKGSERPVALLCTSGTASANYVPAVAESDISRLPLVVLTSDRPHELRGIGAPQAINQVNMFENYVRYQFDMPLADGTIGCIETNQYQLERASQYFDGPQQGPVHFNLPFAEPLTPDLSRKDLLTTHTYTPTHYQKTMDPTVLEKTLRQPKGLIVVGDMQHQDISQILTFSTVYDLPILADPLNSIRSTKHPNVIATYDLLLRSGMSLEADFVIRVGKPVISKKLNQWLKQTSAEQILVQNSADRDAFPKKPDYFFEMSANDFFRSLETVPIAYRKKWLNDWQTLEQQARAEVTALQNNATGEAAYVSRLLEKFGKDDCLFVSNSMPIRDVDNLYFDNEARIYANRGANGIDGIVSTALGMAVHRSVTLLIGDLALYHDMNGLLMSKLNDIQMNIILLNNNGGGIFSYLPQKQQAPEHFERLFGTPMHLDFEHVAVLYGFGYQQIMDLDTMSYTKLPKMASHLMEIKTDREKNHEMHQRLYQCLGEVANVTL encoded by the coding sequence TTGGATAAGCACCAACAAAACCTCACAGAACAAGTCTTTCATTTTGCTTCTGAATTGTATGCATATGGCATTCGTGAAGTCGTCATTAGTCCGGGATCACGCTCTACACCATTAGCAATCGCTTTTGAATGTCACCCAGAAATCAAAACTTGGGTACATCCAGATGAACGTAGCGCTGCATTCTTTGCGCTTGGTTTGATTAAGGGGAGTGAAAGACCAGTTGCGTTACTCTGCACATCAGGAACAGCAAGTGCTAACTATGTTCCAGCAGTTGCAGAAAGTGACATCAGTCGCTTGCCACTCGTTGTCTTAACAAGTGATCGTCCGCATGAGTTACGTGGTATCGGTGCGCCACAAGCGATTAATCAAGTTAATATGTTTGAAAATTATGTCCGATATCAATTTGATATGCCACTCGCCGACGGCACAATCGGTTGTATTGAAACGAACCAATATCAGTTAGAACGTGCGAGTCAATATTTTGATGGCCCACAGCAAGGCCCAGTTCATTTTAACTTGCCATTCGCAGAGCCATTGACACCTGACTTGTCACGTAAAGATTTGTTGACGACACACACATATACACCCACGCATTATCAAAAAACGATGGATCCAACCGTTTTAGAGAAGACGTTACGGCAACCTAAAGGGTTAATTGTTGTGGGAGATATGCAACATCAAGATATTTCCCAGATTTTGACGTTTTCAACAGTATATGACTTGCCGATTTTAGCAGATCCTTTGAATAGTATACGTAGCACAAAGCATCCTAACGTAATTGCGACGTATGATTTATTGTTACGATCAGGTATGTCATTAGAGGCTGATTTTGTTATTCGTGTCGGTAAACCTGTTATTTCTAAGAAGCTGAATCAGTGGCTCAAACAAACGTCAGCAGAACAAATTCTTGTACAAAACAGTGCGGACAGAGATGCTTTCCCGAAAAAGCCCGACTACTTTTTTGAGATGTCAGCGAATGACTTTTTTAGATCGTTAGAAACTGTACCTATTGCGTATCGTAAAAAGTGGTTGAACGATTGGCAAACATTAGAACAACAAGCCCGTGCTGAAGTGACTGCATTACAAAACAATGCGACAGGTGAAGCGGCCTATGTCAGCCGTCTTTTGGAAAAGTTTGGCAAAGATGATTGTTTATTTGTCAGCAACAGTATGCCGATTCGTGATGTAGACAACCTGTATTTTGACAATGAGGCACGTATTTATGCTAACCGTGGGGCCAATGGTATTGATGGTATTGTATCGACGGCGCTAGGTATGGCAGTTCATCGTTCTGTGACATTATTGATTGGTGACTTGGCACTTTACCATGATATGAATGGTTTACTCATGTCAAAGCTGAATGATATTCAAATGAACATTATTTTATTAAATAATAATGGTGGGGGTATTTTCTCATATTTACCACAAAAACAGCAGGCACCTGAACATTTTGAACGATTGTTTGGAACGCCGATGCATTTGGATTTCGAACATGTTGCTGTGCTATATGGTTTTGGATATCAACAGATAATGGACTTGGATACGATGTCTTATACGAAGTTGCCTAAAATGGCATCACATTTGATGGAAATAAAGACAGATCGAGAGAAAAATCATGAAATGCATCAACGACTGTATCAATGTTTGGGAGAGGTAGCTAATGTTACATTATAA
- the menH gene encoding 2-succinyl-6-hydroxy-2,4-cyclohexadiene-1-carboxylate synthase: protein MLHYNWYTSQQETKKTVVMLHGFISDHSTFQGHIESLTKTVNLLLVDLPGHGDDTSPMTVLWDFEWIITQLHELLSRYSEYDLYLHGYSMGARVALGYATKHSEMLSGLVLESGSPGIQDEMARIERQQVDQARARVLQVANIEVFVNDWERLPLFQSQQFLSAEEQQRIRQMRLSQRPERLAKALVDYGTGNMPNLWPRLADIQCPVQLIVGEWDEKFVGIAHKMAQQFKYADIQIVPEVGHTVHVEEYEKFDTIILAFILAN, encoded by the coding sequence ATGTTACATTATAATTGGTATACATCACAACAAGAGACAAAGAAAACAGTCGTGATGTTGCATGGTTTTATTAGTGATCATTCTACGTTTCAAGGGCATATTGAATCATTAACTAAAACTGTCAATTTATTGCTCGTGGACTTGCCAGGTCATGGAGATGATACATCACCAATGACAGTGTTATGGGATTTTGAATGGATTATCACGCAACTCCATGAATTATTGTCACGATATAGTGAATATGACTTATACTTGCACGGCTATTCTATGGGAGCACGAGTTGCGCTTGGCTATGCAACAAAACATAGTGAGATGCTTTCAGGATTGGTGTTAGAGAGTGGTTCACCTGGTATTCAAGATGAGATGGCCCGTATTGAACGCCAACAGGTCGATCAAGCGCGTGCTCGTGTATTGCAAGTGGCAAACATAGAAGTGTTTGTCAATGATTGGGAGCGATTACCGTTATTTCAGTCACAACAATTTTTATCAGCAGAAGAACAACAGCGTATTAGACAAATGCGTTTATCACAACGACCTGAACGACTGGCGAAAGCGTTGGTGGATTATGGTACAGGCAATATGCCGAATCTATGGCCGCGATTAGCAGATATCCAATGTCCTGTACAACTCATAGTTGGAGAGTGGGATGAAAAGTTTGTAGGAATTGCACATAAGATGGCACAACAATTTAAATATGCAGATATTCAGATTGTTCCAGAAGTTGGACATACAGTTCATGTGGAAGAATATGAAAAATTTGATACAATAATACTAGCGTTTATATTAGCTAACTAG
- the menB gene encoding 1,4-dihydroxy-2-naphthoyl-CoA synthase, translating into MRQWETLKEYKEIKYEFFEGIAKVTINRPHVHNAFTPNTVQEMIDAFSRARDDERVGVIILTGEGDQAFCSGGDQKVRGHGGYVGDDQIPRLNVLDLQRLIRVIPKPVIAMVKGYAIGGGNVLQVVCDLTIAADNAKFGQTGPKVGSFDAGYGSGYLARIVGHKKAREIWYLCRQYDAQQALEMGMANTVVPLDKVEDETVQWCKEILRHSPTALRFLKAAMNADTDGLAGLQQFAGDATLLYYTTDEAKEGRDAFKEKRDPDFDQFPKFP; encoded by the coding sequence TTGAGACAATGGGAAACACTAAAAGAATATAAAGAGATTAAATATGAATTTTTTGAAGGAATTGCGAAAGTAACAATCAATCGCCCGCACGTTCACAATGCATTCACACCGAACACAGTGCAAGAAATGATTGATGCGTTTTCACGTGCAAGAGATGATGAACGAGTTGGCGTGATCATCTTAACAGGTGAAGGCGACCAAGCATTCTGTTCAGGTGGAGACCAAAAAGTACGTGGTCATGGCGGTTATGTTGGTGACGATCAAATCCCACGTCTAAATGTATTAGACTTACAACGTTTAATTCGTGTCATTCCAAAACCAGTTATTGCAATGGTTAAAGGCTATGCAATTGGTGGCGGTAACGTATTACAGGTCGTATGTGACCTTACAATTGCAGCAGATAATGCGAAATTCGGTCAAACAGGTCCGAAAGTAGGATCATTTGATGCGGGTTACGGTTCAGGTTATTTAGCGCGTATTGTTGGCCATAAAAAAGCGCGTGAAATTTGGTACTTATGCCGTCAATATGATGCACAACAAGCATTAGAGATGGGCATGGCGAACACAGTAGTACCACTCGATAAAGTAGAAGATGAAACAGTGCAATGGTGTAAAGAGATTTTACGTCACTCACCAACTGCTTTACGTTTCTTAAAAGCAGCAATGAACGCTGACACAGACGGTTTAGCTGGTTTACAACAGTTTGCTGGAGATGCGACATTGCTTTACTATACAACAGATGAAGCGAAAGAAGGACGTGATGCGTTTAAAGAAAAACGTGATCCAGACTTCGATCAATTCCCTAAATTCCCATAA
- a CDS encoding aminotransferase class I/II-fold pyridoxal phosphate-dependent enzyme: protein MKLELNENSKYLKAPSIRQFSSKINQMTDVINLTVGQPDFPMPEIVKEAYQMAITNNQTTYSHNKGLLETRQGVSDYYKTRFDISYDPESIIITNGASEALDTALRCIINQGDEILLPGPVYAGYIPLIQSLGGIPIFIDTRDTDLKVTPELIKQHVTDRTRAIILNYPSNPTGMTLVEGEVAALVDLLKTLPIFVISDEIYAENTFNTAHTSFARFPAIHDQLLLINGLSKSHSATGIRIGFLSGPQYLIEKLTFMHAYNCICANVPSQVATITALNEAIDAPKEMNRAYIERRDYLVSELTDMGFSLAAVPQGAFYIFPNIQQYTDDDMQFCVDVLEKAHVAMVPGSAFTDCGHGHIRISYAYDMAQLQEGMARLRKYLSETYPDKI, encoded by the coding sequence ATGAAACTTGAACTTAACGAAAATAGTAAATATTTAAAAGCGCCTAGCATTCGACAATTTTCTAGTAAAATCAATCAAATGACTGACGTTATTAATCTCACGGTGGGGCAACCAGATTTTCCAATGCCTGAAATTGTTAAGGAAGCGTATCAAATGGCAATTACGAATAACCAAACGACATATTCGCATAACAAAGGCTTACTCGAAACACGCCAAGGTGTTTCAGATTACTATAAAACACGCTTTGACATTTCATATGATCCAGAGTCTATTATCATCACAAATGGTGCTTCAGAAGCATTAGATACCGCACTCCGTTGTATTATCAACCAGGGTGATGAAATTCTATTGCCAGGACCGGTCTATGCGGGATATATACCACTGATTCAATCTCTCGGTGGCATTCCAATTTTTATTGATACACGTGATACCGATTTGAAGGTAACGCCAGAATTAATTAAACAACATGTGACCGACCGAACACGCGCTATTATTTTAAACTATCCATCCAATCCAACAGGCATGACACTTGTTGAAGGTGAAGTTGCAGCACTTGTTGATTTATTAAAAACTTTACCCATTTTTGTTATCAGTGATGAAATTTATGCAGAGAATACGTTCAATACAGCACATACGTCATTCGCACGTTTCCCAGCTATTCACGACCAGTTGTTGCTGATCAATGGTCTGAGTAAGTCTCATTCAGCGACGGGTATTCGAATTGGTTTCCTATCTGGGCCACAATATTTAATCGAGAAGTTGACGTTTATGCACGCTTACAACTGTATTTGTGCCAATGTACCATCACAAGTAGCAACAATTACTGCATTGAATGAAGCAATAGATGCACCGAAAGAAATGAACAGAGCTTACATTGAACGGCGTGATTATTTAGTATCAGAGTTAACAGATATGGGCTTTTCACTAGCTGCCGTACCACAAGGGGCATTTTATATATTTCCTAACATTCAACAATATACAGATGATGATATGCAATTTTGTGTCGATGTCTTAGAGAAAGCACATGTTGCCATGGTTCCTGGCTCTGCTTTTACTGATTGTGGACACGGGCATATTCGTATCTCTTACGCATATGATATGGCACAGCTTCAAGAAGGCATGGCTCGACTGCGCAAATATTTATCAGAAACATATCCTGACAAAATATAA
- a CDS encoding acyltransferase family protein — translation MANFQGRDAFFDNARAALIFLVVFGHLIHPYTSEQPFLTAIYLLIYSFHMPAFLFISGYFAKNVGREGYIEKVGKKLLGPYLIFYAFFSVYYFLTGKNSSVDLDVFSPVFALWFLLTLFSFNVILLVVRQFKPKYVLPIAILVAILSGFSTNIDGYLSWSRTLVFFPVFYIGYLLNNNFIYTIRQKKYMPLSLIVMVSFLIFYYFHPIDSSWLLASSPYVEMAGFDIVLSPLKRLLFYGIIFTAMMAFLNLTPEKHYWFTYIGSRTMYVYLLHGIFIGLIRGQNIYPFIDAHPALGFIYNFLLSCFIVWIWSTDIVAKWTSPFVQLKSPASFTSYKK, via the coding sequence ATGGCTAACTTTCAAGGAAGAGATGCATTTTTTGATAATGCACGTGCAGCATTGATTTTTTTAGTGGTATTTGGTCACTTGATACACCCTTATACTTCTGAGCAACCATTTTTAACAGCAATCTATCTATTAATTTATAGTTTTCATATGCCTGCTTTTTTATTTATTTCCGGTTATTTCGCAAAAAATGTTGGTAGAGAAGGCTATATTGAGAAAGTTGGTAAAAAACTATTAGGACCTTATCTCATTTTTTATGCATTCTTCTCTGTTTACTATTTTTTAACTGGTAAAAATAGTTCCGTAGATTTAGATGTGTTTTCACCGGTGTTCGCCTTATGGTTTTTGTTAACATTATTTTCTTTCAATGTCATTTTATTGGTCGTTCGTCAATTTAAACCTAAATATGTTTTACCGATTGCAATATTAGTAGCCATTTTATCTGGATTTTCAACTAATATTGACGGCTATTTAAGCTGGTCACGTACACTTGTCTTTTTCCCGGTATTTTATATTGGCTACTTACTGAACAATAACTTTATCTACACCATCCGCCAAAAGAAATACATGCCATTATCCCTTATCGTCATGGTGAGTTTTCTCATCTTCTATTATTTCCATCCAATTGATTCAAGTTGGTTACTTGCAAGCTCTCCATACGTAGAAATGGCAGGATTTGATATCGTTTTAAGTCCGTTAAAGCGCTTATTATTTTACGGTATCATTTTTACAGCAATGATGGCTTTTCTTAATTTAACACCTGAAAAACATTACTGGTTTACATATATTGGATCACGTACAATGTATGTCTATCTCCTACATGGAATTTTTATCGGTTTAATTCGTGGCCAAAATATCTATCCATTTATCGATGCACATCCAGCACTCGGATTCATCTATAACTTTTTACTATCGTGCTTTATCGTGTGGATATGGTCAACTGACATTGTTGCCAAGTGGACAAGTCCGTTCGTACAATTGAAATCCCCTGCTTCGTTCACTTCCTATAAAAAATAA
- a CDS encoding acyltransferase family protein — protein sequence MTNTNFSELERLKHPPRYLPGLDGLRAISVMGIIIYHLNVQWLSGGFLGVDTFFVISGYLITSLLLFEYENYGRIDLISFWLKRFKRLIPAMLFVVLFSVIYVVMFETEILKEIKGDAVAALIYISNWWYIFQDIDYFDQFKPMPLKHLWSLAVEEQFYIFYPLVLWAFLKIFKNKKWVLITFFVISIFSALWMFYLSMPDANNSRTYFGTDTRLQTLLLGVIFAFIWPAFKLKANPAKTSRMFIDTLGMIALVALLTLFVTVNEQQFWLYQGGFYAISLLTLIIIASVVQPKGLVAKAMGNPFFLYIGKRSYSLYLWHFVIITFVHKNFVAGQYPYYVYIIDVVLTMIMAEISYRYIETPFRRYGMRAFYMKEARLLSLVRTVLILVAVVIVGLVLAGKLDYFAKQEQKMTEYKTEKKETQKEEKPPVEKPQEKEEAFDPSKLSPLFIGDSLTVGMGYYLDEHYETPTIDAQVGRSISDALNVAPNYASYNREGQVVVIQIGTNGDFNKEQIEALVKAYDKADVYLVNTTVPRDYRSHVNNLLEETAKKYKHVTLVDWYSVGVGHTEYFAYDGIHLEHPGIQRLVEELDKHIKENQSKS from the coding sequence ATGACTAATACGAATTTCTCAGAGCTAGAACGCTTAAAACATCCACCTAGATATTTGCCAGGATTAGATGGTTTACGTGCCATTTCAGTGATGGGTATTATTATTTATCATCTTAATGTCCAATGGTTATCGGGTGGTTTTTTAGGTGTTGATACATTTTTTGTTATCTCAGGATATTTGATCACATCGCTATTGCTATTTGAATATGAAAACTATGGACGCATTGACTTAATCAGTTTTTGGCTTAAGCGTTTTAAACGTTTAATTCCGGCTATGTTGTTTGTTGTTTTATTTTCAGTGATTTATGTCGTAATGTTTGAAACAGAAATATTAAAAGAAATTAAAGGCGATGCCGTTGCAGCGCTAATATATATTTCGAACTGGTGGTACATTTTTCAAGATATTGACTATTTTGATCAATTTAAACCCATGCCACTTAAGCATCTATGGTCATTAGCAGTAGAAGAACAATTTTATATTTTTTATCCACTCGTTCTGTGGGCATTTTTAAAAATTTTCAAGAACAAGAAATGGGTCCTTATTACATTTTTTGTGATTTCTATCTTTTCAGCACTTTGGATGTTTTATCTGTCTATGCCAGATGCAAATAATTCAAGAACTTATTTTGGTACAGATACTCGTTTGCAAACACTATTGCTAGGTGTCATCTTTGCATTTATTTGGCCTGCTTTTAAGTTGAAAGCAAATCCAGCTAAAACAAGTAGAATGTTTATTGATACATTGGGAATGATTGCATTAGTAGCGCTACTTACGTTGTTTGTCACTGTGAATGAGCAGCAGTTTTGGCTGTATCAAGGTGGCTTTTATGCGATTTCGTTGCTCACTTTAATCATTATTGCAAGTGTTGTTCAACCAAAAGGTCTTGTTGCAAAAGCGATGGGGAATCCGTTCTTTTTATATATTGGGAAGCGGTCATATAGCTTGTATTTATGGCACTTTGTAATTATTACATTTGTTCATAAAAACTTCGTAGCTGGTCAGTATCCATATTATGTCTATATCATAGATGTCGTACTGACAATGATAATGGCAGAAATATCATATCGCTATATCGAAACGCCATTTAGAAGATATGGTATGCGCGCATTTTATATGAAAGAAGCACGCTTGCTATCGCTTGTTAGAACGGTACTTATTTTGGTAGCGGTTGTGATAGTTGGATTGGTTTTGGCTGGTAAGTTAGATTATTTTGCAAAACAAGAACAAAAAATGACTGAATATAAAACTGAAAAGAAAGAGACTCAAAAAGAAGAAAAACCCCCTGTGGAGAAACCACAAGAGAAGGAAGAGGCTTTCGATCCATCAAAATTATCGCCATTATTTATTGGTGATTCACTAACAGTCGGTATGGGATATTATTTAGATGAACATTATGAAACACCAACGATTGATGCGCAAGTCGGACGTTCGATTAGTGATGCGTTGAATGTAGCACCAAACTATGCGTCATATAATAGGGAAGGCCAAGTAGTAGTTATACAAATTGGAACAAACGGTGACTTTAATAAGGAACAAATTGAAGCACTGGTGAAAGCTTACGATAAGGCAGATGTCTATCTCGTGAATACGACAGTCCCGAGAGATTATCGTAGCCATGTAAATAATTTACTCGAAGAGACAGCAAAGAAATACAAACACGTCACATTGGTGGATTGGTATTCTGTTGGTGTCGGTCATACAGAATACTTTGCTTATGACGGTATTCATTTGGAACATCCAGGTATTCAAAGGCTTGTAGAAGAATTGGACAAGCATATTAAAGAAAATCAATCAAAATCATAA